The Deltaproteobacteria bacterium sequence GCCCTTCGCCTGCGCGATGCCGGCCAACGCCGCGTTGACCTATTCCCTCTGCTGCTACGCGACCGAATGCACGATGGGCGGAGGTGGCACGAACTGGGGCTCGTGCCCCGACGCGCTCAAGAAGGCCGAGCGCGACTTCCAGGACTTCATGAACCGCCCCGAGCAGATGCTCACCGAGGCCGAGCGCAAGTGGCGAAACCTCTGTAGCGGGTGCGCCAACGTCGGTTGCTGCGCGAGCCGGATCTACCGCGAGAAGTCGGAAGAGCTGAAGCAGCGCTTCGAGCCGCCCTTCGTCTCGGCGGCGTGTTCGAACGAAGGGGGCCAGTGCGGGAGCTACTACACCTGGCGCTCGAAGCCGGACTGGGTGGAGTGCTCCGGCATGCCCCACTGCAGCTTCCGGCGCTGGTTCAGCCAGAAGTGCCAGAAGCGCGGCGTCGGTTTTACGAACCCGAAGACCTGGTTCGAGACGGTCTGCAAGGGCGACGAGTTCGACACGACGCCCAAGTTCCGTCGGTTCCAGGTGATGGTCGCCGGCTCGGATCCGGTCCTGTACGACGAGCACTACCTCGGCTATGCGGACAGCGACATCTGCCGCATGGGCTGGTGTCCGGCCACGCCGGCCGACGCGAGTACGCCGAGCGGCGGGGCGACCCCCACACCATCTGGCACGGGGACGGGCACAGGCACAGGGACGGGGACAGGGACGGGGACAGGAAGTGGATCGAACACCAGCCCGGGGACGCCGGCGAAGCCCACGCTTCCCTCGGGCTGCGTGGCGAGCCCCGAGGGGTACATCGAGAATACCTGTTCGAACTCCTCGCCCTACCCCTGCACCACCACGGAGGGCTCGAACTGCTGCGGCAACGGCTCGTACAAGCTCGTGAACAACGCGTGGGTCTGGAAGCCGGACCCGGGATACTGCAAGTGCGGTGTCGGCTCGGTCCCACCGGGGTCGAAGTGCACCCAGGCCGTCTACGATGGAAGCTGAAGGCCTGGTGCGCCTCGTGCCCCCTACGGCTGCACGGTCGTGTACGTGAGCGTGACCTCCACCTCGTCGTGGCGGCTCGGCACGCTCTTGCGCAAGCGGACGGGCAGGAGGTAGCGGCCGACCTTCGCGTACTGCACTTCGAAGCGGCTCTGGTCGGCGAAGCGGAGCATGGCCTTGCCGCGCTTGGGGAGCGTGCTCGAGGGGTCGATCATGACGCCCATGACGGCGCCGGTCACGAGGCTGCGCCCGCCCTCGAGCCGGGTGGTGTAGCTCATGGTGCGGGTCACGCCCTGGCTCGCGACGTGGGTCACCTTCTCGACCTGCCACGCCGGACCGACGAGGATCTCGGTCTTGCCGCTCGGCTCCTGGATCGTCAGGCGCAGGTGCCCGTCTGAGAGCGCGCTCTCGCCGGCCACGCCCTTCCACTGCGCGAGGCGCTCGGCGAGAAACCCCGACCCGAGCCCCTCGAGCAGGCGCCGGAGCTGAAAGCGCATCCCCTTCCAGATGAGCTGGCCGACCTCGCTCGTCGCGTCGGTGGGCTTGCCCTGACGGAGGATGCGATGCACGCGCACGTCGGGCGCGCTTCCCACCCGAACGTAGCCCTCGGCCGTGGCCTCGGTCTGGTCCTTCACCGAGCGCAGCGCGAGGCGGAAGCGCAGCGTCTTCAGCCCGAGGCGGGCGGGGTCGTAGTGTGTCTCCGTCAGCCGCTCCACGGCGCGCGCAAAGGGCAGCTTCTCGAGGCGCAGAGACGGGACCGCGGGCGGAGCGTCGCCGCGACCAATCCCCGACTCGGGCGGCGGGTCGAAAGCGGGCTCGCCGGCTTTCGCCCCCGCGTCCGTTTTCGACCCCGCATCGGCACGCGCCGCTTCCGCGGAGGCCGGGACCGCGGGCTTCGCCGCACCGTCGGAGGTGGCCCGTCGCGTGGGGCTGCAACCCGTCGGCGCGAAGGTCTGCGCGAGCATCCCAATGATCACGAGCAGAAAGGGCGTTTCTCGACGGTGTGGCGGCTGACGAGGAGGCGTTTTGCGCATCGCGGATTTATTCGTTCCCATGTGGACAAGTGGACCGACTCATTCCTAGAATTCTTACCGCACCTTGGCCTAGGGTTGCCACGCCTCAGATGGAGCTCGACCTGACCGAACAACTGCGACGCGCGAAGGACGCCCCGGACCGAAAGGACCGGCGCGAGGCCTTCCTCGGGCTCCTCGCCTCCGAGGGCTGGCGCGAGGCGCTGTCCCCCGAGCTGATCGCGCGGCAGAGCTTCCGCGTGCGCGACACCGACTACCCGGACCTGCGCACGATCGCCGACGCCGCGGCCCTTCTTGCGAGCAGCGAGGAGAAGGTGCAGGCCGCGCTCGAGCTCCCCGGGACCGATCGGTACAGCAACGAGCTGCTGGGGGCGCTGGCGCGGCAGACCCCCGAGCTCATCGTCGAGCTGTGCCTGGCGCACGTGCGCACGGCGGAGCGGCAGCGGGTGCTGGTGCTGCAGCGCCTCCTGCACGAGGCCGACGCCCGGTGGGTGGAGCGGCCCGAGGCGAAGCGCGTGATCCGCAAGCTCCTGCGCGTGGCCGACGACGGCCGCGTGGAGCTCATGCAGTGGCTGGCGGAGGCCGGCGCGCTCTCCCGGTTCGTGGACGAGCTCAAGGTGCATCCGCCGCTCCTGCTCGACGAGTGGAGCGCGATGGGGCGGGCGCAGGTGCGCGACGCCGAGCTGGAGCTGCGGGCGCTCGCGCTCTTGCCGCACACGCACGGTCCGCTGCTCTATCTGATGCGCCTGGACCCGCTGCCCGAAGGGCTCGAGGAGCGCGTGCTCGCGGCGGCGCGGCCCGACTGGCTTCCGGGGGCTCTCGAGGCGGCGGTGGTGGACGGGCTCGCCCATCCGTTGCTCGTTCCGCTGGCCGAGCTGGCCGTGCGGCAGGGGGGACGCAGCATGGCCGTGGCCGTGGCGTGGATCGGCTCGAGCAAGATGGCCAAGGAGGTGCTCGGCCAGCTGGGCGGCGAGCTCGAGCGCGACGGGCAGCGGGTGCGGCTGAGCGATACCTTCTGGATCCGTCGCAGCGGGGTCTCGGGGGACCGCGCGCTGGAACGCGGGCGCCGGGGGCAGGTCCCGGACCCGCTCGACGTGGCGGCGCTGGTGCGGCAGATGCGCGGCGAACGGATCAGCGAGCTCGTGCACGAGATCCTGGGCACCCCGCGGCTCAACATGTTCGAGACCGTGCTGCGCCCGCTCTGCGCGGTGCACCCCGAGGCGGCCGAGCTCGTGGCGGCGATGTGCGCGAGCCCCGAGTCCGACGTGGCGCGCCTGGCTCACGAGGCCGTGCAGTGGCCCGACGTGGTCTGGCCCGAGGTGGAGCTGGAGTAGCGCGGGGCTACTTGGCAGCCTCGGCGTGCTCGGCCGGGGGCGCCGAGCGGGCAGCCAGGGGCTCGCCGCGTCGCGCACGAATCTGTTCCAGCAGCTTGCGGAAGTCGAGACGCTGGATGCGTGCCTCGGCGGGCACGACCAGATTGAAGATGCCGAGCCCCCCCACCGCGGAATAGATCGTCAGTTTGGGCTGTGCCCCATCGTACGCCCTCGCGCCGCTACCGAGGCGCAGCGCCTCGAGCAGCTTCTCGGACAGCCGCAGCCGCGGGCCGCGCTTGGGCAGGTTGCGCTGGTTGAGGTGATTCCCGGCGTTCACGATCAGCACCGAGTCGCCCTTGGCGGAGTGCTGCACCGTCATCTCGGCCCGGGAGTTGTCGCTGTGCTGGGCGTGCGCGAGCAGGTGACGCGCCGCCACGAGCAGCGGGTCGCCGTGCGCCCCCCCCGTCTTCGGGGCCCTATCCGATCCTCCCGTGCGGTTCACGAGCTCGCCGGTCGCGCTGAAGGTGATGACGGTCCGGCTTCCGTCGGGAAGGACGGCAGACACTTTTCCGGCCTTGGCGTCGGCCTTCATCTTCAGCCCGTTCACCGACACGACGTTGGTGGCGAGCCACTGACCCATGAAGCGCTGGCCGGCCCGGGCCGTGGCCGTGACGCGACGCCCGTGGTCGTTCTTCTTGCCTTCTAAGGCGCTGGACGCCGCGGGGACGAGGAGCCCGAGCGCGATGAGAGAAGCGGCTGACAGAACGGCGCGACCCGAGGACATGGCTCTACCTCCGTGCCTGGAAGCGTGGCGCCCCTCAGGTGGGGCACCGTGTGACATTGTGTGACCCGATTAGGAGCAAACACCGTGCCGTCGCGCCGCTTGCATAGGCGCCGAAGATCGCGAGGGATCGGTGGGTCGAGGGCCCGGGGAGGGTGGGGACAGATGACCCCGGATGGCGGCGGCTCGAGCCGGGGCCGCCCACGGACCATGGTCGGCTTCCCCCCGAGGACCCGCTCACGCGCAAAGAGCTACCGCGAGGTCGTCATGCCGATGGTCTGGACGCCCGCTCCGCGGCAGAGGTCCATCGCCTGGACCGCCACGCCGTAGTTCGCGCGGTCGTCGATGCGCACGAAGAGGAGCTTGTCGCGGCGCTCGGCGTAGAGGCCGCGCACGCGGTTCTTGAGCTCGGCGAGCGCGACGGGACGGCCGGCGAGCTCGAGCTGTCCATCCTGTTTCAGCTCCAGCACGACCTGCTGGGCCGCCACGTCGGGGGTGACCTGCTCGTCGGCCTTCTTGGGGATCACCACCGCGATCTCGCGCAGCAGCAGCGGCGTCAGCACCATGAAGATGATGAGCAGCACGAGCACCACGTCCACGAAGGGCGTGACGTTGATTTCGCTCTTCGGCCCGCCGCCCGAGGCCCCGACGTCCATCCCCATGGGCTACTCCTTCTTGCCCTGCGTGGCGAGCGAGACGCCCGGCGCTCCCGCGCGGTGACAGGCCTCGAGCACCTTGCGCATCGGCGCGAACTCGAGCCGCGCGTCGCCCTTCACGAACACGGGGGGCGCCGGCTGCCGCGCGAGGAGCGGCTGAAGCTGCTGCTCGAGCGTCTCGACCGAGAGCTGCTGCTGCCCGAGGAAGATCGCGCCGTCCTTCCGCACCGAGATCATGATCTGCTGCCCGTTGTCCTTCTGCGTCGCGTGGTGCTGCGTGAGCGGCAGGATCACGTCCACGCCGCGCTGGAGCATGGGGGTCACGACCATGAAGATGATGAGCAGCACGAGCACCACGTCCACGAAGGGCGTGACGTTGATCTCGCTCTTCATGCGCCCTTTGGCCAGCCCCGGGTCCTTGGCCAGGCGCTTGCGACGCAGGCGGCGACGGTTCGCGCCCTTGCGGCTGTGGGGCTGTTCGAGGTCGTTCACGGCGCGCGGTCCCCTCGGTGGGCTCAGGAGTTCTCGTGGCCGGTGCGCAGCACGTAGGCCACCACCTCGCCCGAGACGTCGTTCATGTCCACCACGAGCTCGTCCACCTTCGTGGTGAGGTAGTTGAAGAGCGCCACCGCCGGGATGGCCACGAAGAGGCCGAGGCCTGTGGCCACGAGCGCCTCGGCGATGTCCGCGGAGACGGCGGAGAGGCCCCCCGAGCCGGTGGAGGACATGGAGGTGAAGGCCTTGATGATGCCGACCACCGTGCCGAAGAGCCCCACGAAGGGAGCCGTCGAGCCGATCGTGGCCAGCCCCGAGAGGCCGCGCTTGAGCCGCGAGACCTGACGGTCGCGCACGCGTTCCAGGTTGCGGTCGAGGGCCTCGACCAGGTCGACCCCCTTCTTGCCCTTGGCCAGGTCGCGCACGCCCAGCACATAGGCCTCGACGCCTGCCGCCACCACCTGCGCCACGGGGCTTTCGGGGTGCTGGGTCGCGCTCTTCGCCGCGTCCTCGAGCTTACCCTCCTCGAGGGCCTTCTTCAGCCCCTCGACGTAGGCCAGCGACTGCCGCCGTGCCGCCCCGAACTTCATCAGTCGCTCGGCCACGAGCCCGAGCGAGTAGATCGACATCACGGCGAGCAGGACGAACACGCCCTTGCCCACCAGCCCCGCCGCGTTCCAGACCTCGATCAAGCTGAAAGACATCGCTTGGCTCCTCTTCTCTCCTCGACCAGCTACTGCAGGCGAAATACGAAGCGCACCGGAAAGCAGGCCGGTGTCGCCACTCCGTTGACTTGATGCGGGCGATAGCGCCACGTGCGCACCTTGGAGAGGACCTCCTCGTCCATCCCCTGCAGCGCCTTGAGCACCTTGGTCTGCGCCGCGTCCACGCTGCCGTCGGCGCGCAGGCACAGCTTCACGATCACCACCCCTTGCACCTTGGCCATCTTGGCCGCCGGCGTGTAGTCCGGCATCTCTCCCGCGAGCTTCAGCTTCTCGCCCACCTGCGGGGGGATGAAGACCGGCTTCTTCGGCTCTTCCTTCACCACGGCCTTGGGCTGCACCACCCCGCCGACGGTGCCCCCTTTCTGGCCGCCCTTCTGGCCGCCTTCCTCGCCCCCCTCCTCGCCGTCGTCGCCGTCGTCGTCCTCGGCCGGCTTGTCGGGCTTGGCCTCGGGGGGCTTGTCGGGCGGCTGCACCTCCTCCGGCTTCACGGCGACCTTGGGCTGGGTCGGGCGCGGCCGGTCGGGGCGACGCGCTGCCGGCGGGGGGGGCGGCGGCGGGGGTGGTGGCGGCGCCGAGAAGAAGGTCACCGTGACCTGCGGCTCGGGCAGCTCGTCCACGTAGAGCAGCGAGAGCCAGAGCACGGCCGCGATCGCGCCTCCGTGCAGGAGCAGCGAGAGCGCCGTGGAGGCCACGCGGGCCCGCAGGGGACGCTGCTTCTGTCCGAGGTAGCTCTCGAACACGGCGCCTACCTCTGCCCCGCGGCGCGCTTCAACGCCGCTTCCGCGCGGCGGTAGACCTCCCGCGCGCGCTCGAGGTCTCGCTCCTTCGCGGCGGCGTCGGGCTGACCGAGGGCCCGCTCCCGGTAGAGCAGGTTGATGAAGACTAGCGCCTCCCCGTAGTCCGGACGCAGCGCCACCGCGCGCTCGAGCGCCGCGATCCCGCGGTTCGCCACCTTCAGTCGCGCTTCTCCGGTCACCGCGGCGTTCTTGTGCAGCCGTTGCCAGCAGAGGCTGCCGATCAGGTGGTGAGCCTGCGGGTCCTTGGGTTGCAGGGCAGCCCGCTTCTCGTACCAGCCGAGGGCTTCGTCGAAGCGGCCGGCCTTCGAGGCCACCATCCCGAGGCTAGAGACGACGCTCACGTCTTTCGGGTGGCGGCGGTGCTGCTCGAGCAGAAACGCGAGCGCCGCCTCGTGCTGCCCGGCGTCGAGCAGGGTCTGCAGGTAGAACTTCGCGCCGCGCTCGTCGCTCGGGCGGAGCTTCATGTAGCGCGCGAAGGCGTGCGTGGCCGCGTCGGCGTACTTCTTCGCGGCCGGCCCGGGGCGCGAGGTGGCGAGGCTCATGCCGGCGTAGCCCAGGTGCAAGAAGGCCACCGCCAGCTTGGGGTCGAGGCGCGCCGCTTCATCGAACTTGGTCAGCGCCTCGTCCAGCTTGCCCGCGCGATAGAGCTCGTTCCCCTCGCGGGCGAGGCTCCGCGCCTGCACGCGCTGGCAACCCGCGGTGCTCAGGGCGGCGAGCACAGCCAGGGGCAGGAGAGCGAGCGACGACGCAGCGCGGTAGCCGGGAGCCGACGTCATGGCCGGCGTGTATAGCATCCACGCCGTTCTTCGGTCTACGGGCCGGCGCCCCGGTGTAAGCTCGCGCCCCGGTGTAAGCTCCTGCGCGTTCCGCCGTCACGTACCTCCAGGTGTCTCATGAAGCCTCGCGCTCTCTCCGTCTGCGTCCTCGTCCTCGGCGCCTGCGCCGGACCTCGCCCCGAGGGGCTTGGCTTCACCGAGCCGGGTCCCGGGCCGACGGTGATCTTCGATCTGGACGCGCTGCCGCTCCCCGAGCTGCCGCTGCCGAACGACGTGGCGACGCGCCCCGACCCCTCGGCCGGCACCGGCCGGCGGGTGAATCTCAGCCTGGAGGCCGAGACCGCGATCGAGCGCCGCATCCGTCGCGTGGCGAGCAACCTCGAGGGCTTCTCGAGCTTCGGCGCCGTGACGGTCAGCTTCGACGCGCCCCTCGACCTCGACAACCTCGTCCGGCGACACAAGGAGAACCGCGACTTCGGGGACGACGCGGTCTACCTCATCAACCTGGACCGTGCCTCGCCGCGCTACGGCGAGGCGGTGCTGCTCGACTTCGACCAGGGCAACTTCCCGGCCGCCTTGCCGTCGATGGACGCCTACTGGGAGAACGACCCGCGCGCCCACGTGGCGAACCTGCTCTTCGACACCACGGCCGAGGATCGTAACGGCAACGGGCGGCTCGACCCGGGGGAGGACACCGACGGGGACGGGCTGCTCGACGTACCGAACGTGCACCCCGTGGGCGCCGACCCGCGGGACCACCTGCTCACCTTCTACGAGAAGGTCACGAACACGCTGATCGCCAAGCCCGTCGTGCCGCTCGACCAGGAGACGCGCTACGCGGTGGTGCTGACCAAGCGACTCGTCGGCGCCGACGGACACGCCGTGCGCTCGCCCTTCTCGCACGTCAACCATCTGAAGCAGACCGAGGCGCTGAAGGAGCTGCCGGAGCTCTTGCCGCGCCACGGACTCACGATCGAGGACGTGGCCTTCGCCTGGAGCTTCACCACGCAGCCGAGCACGCGCGACCTCGAGGCGCTGCGCCGCGGGCTCTACGGGGTGGGTCCCTTCTCGTATCTCGCGCGCGAGTTCGAGCCGAAGGTGCGGCTGGTCAAGGCCTACGACGGTCGCGGAGGGCCCTACCGGCTGCCGGGGAGTGTGCTCCAGACCTTCGTCCGCATTGTCGGTCCCGTCGTGCTGAGCATGGGTATGGTTCAGTCCGCGACCGCCATTGACTCTGCTGGGGTGTTGGCGACCGGCGACTCGTACGACAACGTGGACTACGTGGTGCTCGGCGACTTCGAGGGGCCGAACCTGCTCGCGGATCAGCGGGGGCTCGCGCGCCCCGGCTACCCCGCCGACGAGGAGGTGATCTGGGAGCTCGACCGCACGACCGGCCACGCGCGCTACGGGCGGCACACGGTACCCTTCTGGTGCGTCGTGCCGCGCAAGGACCGCGGCTCCGGCGCCCCCTTTCCAGTGGTGGTCTACACCCACGGCTACGGGACGAGCCGCGTCGAGCTCTTCGCCTTTGCGGGCTACCTTGCGCGCTACGGTCTGGCGAGCTGCGCCATCGACGGCTACGGCCACGGCCTCGTGCTTCCGGCGGACTACATGCCGCTGGCCAGGCTCCTCACGAACCAGCTCAAGATGACGCCCACGCTCGAGGCCATCTCCCCGGGGCGGGCCCGCGACCTGAACAACGATGGCCGCCCCGACAACGGGGGCGACGCCTTCACGCTCGATCTCTTCCACACGCGAGACCTGCTCCGCCAGAGCATCCTCGACAACCTGACCTTCACGCGGGTGCTCCGGAGCTTCGATGGTGTGCGCATGGGGACGCAGGACCTCAACGGCGACGGCAAACCCGAGCTGGCGGGAGACTTCGACGGCGACGGCAAGGTGGACCTGGGCGGACCGGCGGTGGACTACTTCAGCATGGGGAGCAGCATGGGGGGCGTGCTCTCGGCGATGTATTCGGCGGTGGAGCCGGTGATCGTGGCCTCGGTCCCCTCCTCGGGCGGTGGGGGGCTGGACCAGATCCCCGGCCGCACGGTGCTCGGGGCGATCAGCGAGAAGGTGGTGCTGCGGACCATGGGTCCGATCTACGTCGGCATGCCCACGCGGGAGGCGGGGCACGTCGACCTCGTCGCGCTGCTGCCCGGGGCGGTGGGTGCGGAGCGGCGGGTGCTCGTGCGTGGTCTCGAGGTGCAGGTCGGCGACCGGGTCGAGGTGCGCAACCTGGCGAGTGGCAAGCGCGCCGAGGCCCTGGCAGGGGAGCGGGGGCGCTTCCGCGTTCACCTGGCCTCGAACGCGATAGACGCCCTCGCGCGGCGACGACGCTACGGGATCGACCTCGTGGCGGGCCCGAAGACCGTCCGCCTGGCGCAGACCGAGGAGGCGGGGGACCGCATCGAGGTGCGCGTCTTCGCTCCCGGTTCGAACGCGCCGCGTCGGGTGGTCGATCGCTTCGCCGAGGACGTGACCTTCGAGGGGCTGGTCTATCCGGCGGGGGCGCCGCTCGTGGCCCTGGCCGAGGGGCTCGGCTACCAGCGGAACACCCCCGACCTGCGTCGCCTCTTCGGGCTAGGGCAGCTGGCGATGGACCCGGCCGATCCGATCAACTACGCGCGGCACATCGCGCTCGAGCCGCTCCACACGGAGGACTACGAGCGGGCCCAGCCGGGGGCCAGCGTCTGCATCCTGGCCACCGCGGGGGACACCATCCTGCCCGTTTCGACGACGGCGGCGATGGCGCGTGCGGCAGGGGCGCTCGAGTACCTGAGCCCCGACCCCCGCTTCGGGCGACCGGCGAACAACGTGCTCATCGACGGTCACGTGCTCGAGGGGATCGCCGCGCTCCGGCGCTTCAACGGGCTCGAGCTCGTCGCGGACCCCGAGGACTACTCTAACGGGAAGCACGTGCCCGAAGCACCGCGACTAGCGCATCCGATGCGCCTCACGCGGGAAACCGGACGCGGACTCATCGCGCTGCGCATTCCGCTCATCAACCCGAAGGGGCAGCACACGATCAACCTGCCCGAGCCCAACAGCGCCTTCGACACCACCACCCTGCTGCTCCATATGATCGGCCACTTCTTTCGCAGCCGTGGTCGCGAGCTCCGCGAGGAGGCCTGCATGGCCACGCAGAGCTGTCCCTGGATCCCTCCCTCGTCGCCCCGGGCCCCAGAGAACGTGAAGTAACTGCGGTCGTCTCAGCGTCGGTGGCGACGCTGCCGCGGCAATGCGGAGCGGCCGGGGTCGCTCTCGCGGACCACCGGCATCGACGCGCCCTCCGCGTAGCGCGCGAGGCACTCGGGCACTCTCCGCCCGGCGCGCAGGTAGTCACGCAGCAGCGTCGGGCCCACCTTCTCCTCGGGGAGGCCGCGCAGCTCGGTCAGGTAGCGCCGCACGAGCTCGACCAGCCGCTGGAGCTCGATGCCGGCCCGCGTCCCCGTCTCGTCGTAGAGCCAGTCGGAAAAGCCGAGGAAGGCGGCGAAGGCCGACTCCGCGCCGAGGAGCAGCGGCAGCGTCTCGCGGAAGTTGCCGCTGTTCGCGACCAGGTCCCAGTAGCGCGCGAAGCGCTTGAGCCGCTGGAGCGTGGCGAAGTCGAGCGCGAGGCTCTGCAGGAGCTCGTAGGGGGGCTCCGGGTCGAAGACCAGGCGCCAGGGCTCCTCGTGCCGCGCGATGGGAGCGCCGCGCAGGCGCTTCAGGATGCCCACCTGAATCTCGTGCGGCCCGAGCGCGTGGAGCGCGTCGAAGCTCCGGCCGATGCCGTCGAGGGTCTCGCCGGGAAGGCCCAGAATCAGGTCCGCGTGCAGGTGCGTCCCCGTCTGCTGACGCAGGAAGCGCAGGTTGTCGGCGAGGAGCGCGAGGTCCTGCTCGCGCCGGATGCGCGCGGTCACCTCCGGGTCCATGGACTGCACGCCGAGCTCGAGCTGGACGGCTCCGGCGGGGAAGCGGGCGAGTCGCGCCCGGAGCCCGTCGGGGAGGCGGTCCGGCACCACCTCGAAGTGCAGCGAGAGCTCCTCGTGCTCCTTTTCGAGGAAGTAGTCGAGGAGCGCCTCGCTCGTGCGCGGATGCAGG is a genomic window containing:
- a CDS encoding tetratricopeptide repeat protein, with translation MTSAPGYRAASSLALLPLAVLAALSTAGCQRVQARSLAREGNELYRAGKLDEALTKFDEAARLDPKLAVAFLHLGYAGMSLATSRPGPAAKKYADAATHAFARYMKLRPSDERGAKFYLQTLLDAGQHEAALAFLLEQHRRHPKDVSVVSSLGMVASKAGRFDEALGWYEKRAALQPKDPQAHHLIGSLCWQRLHKNAAVTGEARLKVANRGIAALERAVALRPDYGEALVFINLLYRERALGQPDAAAKERDLERAREVYRRAEAALKRAAGQR
- a CDS encoding MotA/TolQ/ExbB proton channel family protein, encoding MSFSLIEVWNAAGLVGKGVFVLLAVMSIYSLGLVAERLMKFGAARRQSLAYVEGLKKALEEGKLEDAAKSATQHPESPVAQVVAAGVEAYVLGVRDLAKGKKGVDLVEALDRNLERVRDRQVSRLKRGLSGLATIGSTAPFVGLFGTVVGIIKAFTSMSSTGSGGLSAVSADIAEALVATGLGLFVAIPAVALFNYLTTKVDELVVDMNDVSGEVVAYVLRTGHENS
- a CDS encoding TonB family protein encodes the protein MFESYLGQKQRPLRARVASTALSLLLHGGAIAAVLWLSLLYVDELPEPQVTVTFFSAPPPPPPPPPPPAARRPDRPRPTQPKVAVKPEEVQPPDKPPEAKPDKPAEDDDGDDGEEGGEEGGQKGGQKGGTVGGVVQPKAVVKEEPKKPVFIPPQVGEKLKLAGEMPDYTPAAKMAKVQGVVIVKLCLRADGSVDAAQTKVLKALQGMDEEVLSKVRTWRYRPHQVNGVATPACFPVRFVFRLQ
- a CDS encoding DUF4080 domain-containing protein encodes the protein MPSELLLATVNARYAHASLGLRYLLANLGPLAPRAELLEFVLGERPAELAEKLLARRPRLLGLGVYVWNAAVTREVVAIVKAVAPEVVVVLGGPEVSHELDGQPIVALADHVVTGEGEVAFRELCTQLLAGGRDLPKVWPGGTPDLDALALPYALYTDEDLSRRVLYVEASRGCPFRCEFCLSSLDAGVRRFSLERLLPAFDALLARGARAFKFVDRTFNLHPRTSEALLDYFLEKEHEELSLHFEVVPDRLPDGLRARLARFPAGAVQLELGVQSMDPEVTARIRREQDLALLADNLRFLRQQTGTHLHADLILGLPGETLDGIGRSFDALHALGPHEIQVGILKRLRGAPIARHEEPWRLVFDPEPPYELLQSLALDFATLQRLKRFARYWDLVANSGNFRETLPLLLGAESAFAAFLGFSDWLYDETGTRAGIELQRLVELVRRYLTELRGLPEEKVGPTLLRDYLRAGRRVPECLARYAEGASMPVVRESDPGRSALPRQRRHRR
- a CDS encoding biopolymer transporter ExbD, translating into MNDLEQPHSRKGANRRRLRRKRLAKDPGLAKGRMKSEINVTPFVDVVLVLLIIFMVVTPMLQRGVDVILPLTQHHATQKDNGQQIMISVRKDGAIFLGQQQLSVETLEQQLQPLLARQPAPPVFVKGDARLEFAPMRKVLEACHRAGAPGVSLATQGKKE
- a CDS encoding biopolymer transporter ExbD translates to MGMDVGASGGGPKSEINVTPFVDVVLVLLIIFMVLTPLLLREIAVVIPKKADEQVTPDVAAQQVVLELKQDGQLELAGRPVALAELKNRVRGLYAERRDKLLFVRIDDRANYGVAVQAMDLCRGAGVQTIGMTTSR